Within Anopheles ziemanni chromosome 2, idAnoZiCoDA_A2_x.2, whole genome shotgun sequence, the genomic segment CAGTCCACACGCCGCAAAAGCAAGCTGAGAAAACTAACTGTGGCTGCAATCGCTGTATAGTGTCCGAAACCACACACAAATTAAGTTTCTACACTTCCTCACACGGTTGCAATAGCAATACAATATTTGGAGCCCGATTAAACACTTCCTTAAACTATATTTTACCGAAATATTAAAACCGTACCGAAATGCAAAGCACGAGTATCACATCAAAACATTGCGTTTTGACATTTCTTAAATTGACATGCCGTGTGGCTTACCCAGTGAAAATTGTATACCAATCGTACAAGACTAGCAACAAACAACGCCACTCTGCGGTCGGTGTTCGAACCTCGTACAACTCATTTGAAATTCTTCGTTTTTATAAATATGTGTGATACTTACACGCAACATATTAATGTGAAATTATGAAACTTTAATTCGCTTTACTATTTTgtaacgttttattttattttgcttcaaaGATCCAGCAAGTGTTTATTGCTTATCGCCTACTGATTATAACAAGAACATTTAATAGCGTCGTAAGTCATGCTGTTGGTTTACCCATAAATTAAGAGATGCAAACAGGATTCCTATCCACTACGTCCGCCTTTCGCGTGTCACATTTTACCTTCCTTCCTATTTCGATTCGGAAGCTGAACTTTTTGATTACAAGACGGAAATAAATTCTGCGCTTTCAGTACCTTCGTCGTTAACCGAGGCTTACGTGAGTAACattgaaaaggaaaggaacgaTGAGTAGATGTATAATagttataataataataataatacagaATTGGCCACGTAAGCGCGTGGGCTTTCAAAAGGTTTGGTGCTTTCTCGTTTGTCTTACAAAGTAATTCTTACAATTTTATCCGTAACACTACAAAACCTCGAACAgggtaagaaaaagaaatgatacAAGCACTGGAATTCTTTCTCAGGCCACATTTTCGCCCCACTTTCAACTCAATTGTCCAGAGACCGTGTCCCTAGTTGTTGGGCATGCCGAAATCGTGGCGCGGCAcaggcgaaaggaaaaagttaTAAATTAAAGTTCATAACACACCGCATCCCTACACAGCTACACAATGAAACATACAGAGAAGTAACGTATTGAAGAAGAGGCATTTTTGGCATATTATTTGTCTTTAACGCGTACGCCCGCTCTTTTATCGTGAAAAACGTAGGCGATATTCTAATTGCTTTAAATCCGCATCCTGCGTGTGTTTTGTATATCGCTACATGCTAGAGTTAAATTGGTGtttgccatcatcatcgtcgtcgtagtGTATAAATTGTGTGTAAATTTGCTCGCGCGACCCTTTGAGTCTTTGTCCGTGTTAAAAAATCGTCGGCAAAAAGACACAATACTCAAGCAGCTACGTTCACCTCGCGTCACAAAAGGGAACGGGTATAAATGTCGATATAAACAGTTCGATTACAATCGTACTATAAGAGTTATATTAGCAAAAAACGGTAgtaaacgtgtgtgtgtgtatatcaATGTTTAACTTTTATACTGGTGCTCTCCCCTAAATCCTAATCGTCCTAAATAACCTCTCGTAGGTGTAAACTTGTAGAGTGCAGTGCTTatgcctgtgtgtgtttttgcgtGGCTGGCGCTTGCATATTATTGCTGCGTACATAATTTTTGGTCATTCATATGcaaaaaaacggaaggaaattttCGTTTCCAATAAGATCATCACGCTTTGGAAGATACTCTTatagtgtgtgttttttcttctccatcgTTCGCTCAGGATTGACGGTCAATAGTCTGGAAGAACCACTCGGTAAACCGTCTCAGTTGCTGCACGGCCGCCTGGCTTTCGTCCTGCAGGCGCCGATTTTCCTCCGTCAGTCGCCGGACGGCGTGTTCGAGCGATCGACGGCGCCGCTGTTCGCGCAGCACCCGGTCCGACAGTTGGCTCACTTGGCTTTGCAGTTCCGGTAGGCTGGAGCTGTTCTGGAGGGCCATTAGGACCTGATGCTGAGCACTGCTACTGCCTGTTGACACGGGCGAAGCAGAGCTGGGGGTGGAGGAAAGATCAGCACCGCTTCCGATGCTGCTGCCCGTCCCACTGATGCTGCTACCGGAAGCAACTCCGTTCGGGATACCACCGCCGTTCGTCGCACCCGGAGCCATCTGCTGTAGCTGTTGAGTTTGATGTTGTTGCATCTGTTGcgcttgctgttgctgctgttgctgctgctgctgctgttgatgatgatggaccCCGTTCAACACTTGACTGATGTCGTCGTAGTAAACGTTACTTCCGGGATGTTGCGATTTGGCCACGGTTTcggaaaactaaaacaaaaatgggtaACGTTAGCTATGTTGTTATTTGTAAGAGAGGAGCATGTTATCTCCTACCTGTGTCATTGCTTTGGTTGCCGTATCGACTAAACTGCTCCAGTCCATCTCCTTCATATCGGGTAGCggaattttcccaccaccactGCCGCCACCATTCGTCGCCGTTCCATTCTGGGCTGGTGATGGCACACCGTTCTTCAGTATACCACCACCGTTAGTATATGGAGATTGTTGCTTCCGACTCGGGGACATTTTCAGGTGATCCTCGTTGAGATGGTGCTTCCCCATTAGAAGCTCACTGGCCGGACTGGAGCTATTCGATGTCGTCGACGAGATCACAGTTGCTGGGCGAGCCGTGGTGAAGATTACATCCTCTTCACCCGATGccatcccaccaccaccgttacTGTTGCTACCGTTGCTGGCAGGGCTGCTGGAACCTCCTCCATTTATGCCACCATTGGCAAGCTTCAGtccggcaccaccaccaccgccagctCCCGATAGTTGCTGATTCGAACCGAGATGATTCATTGCTTCCCGTGAGCGACTCTTCTGGGGAATCGGTTTCAGTCCACCGCCCAAGCTGGCGGCGATGTTGCCCAAACTGTGACTGTTATGATGACCCTTCTGCATGCGCTCCATACCGCCGGCGTTAAAGTTGTCATCGTTTGCAATGTAGTCCGGGTTGATCAGCTTCATCAAATCCTCCTGCAGCGTGCTGCCCGTATAGTTGACGCTGTTTCGCTGCGGATGATGCTGGCCACCTTTCAAGGCTCCACTTCGCAGCTTCGTTTCCCCGTTCGCGTTCGGTCGTGGGCTATTGTTTCGACTACTAGATGCACTACTTCCCGAGGTGGGAGCCTTCTTGCCGTTGATCCCGTAAATGTTCGTCGTGGTGGCCGATCGCCGCAGCTGTGGTGAATTGTGTCGAGAGAGATCTTCCTCCTCCGTCGCACTCAGATGGTGGTTGGAGAGGTTCTTTAGCGAACTACTGTACAGGGGTTCTGGGTGGCCATTTCCTGGCGGACCCATCgattgatgctgctgctgttgttggtgttgttgttggtgtgccATTGATCCTCCATCGGTACCGTTTCCCATTGCATCAGCAATAATCAGCCGCTTCAGCAGAGCAATGTTGGCCGATGTATCCGATCGACCTGCGGCCGATCCGTTCGCCTGGTGTGATGTATTTCGAACTTCGTTGTGAAGGGATAGTGGCCTCGGAGTAGAACCCGCCAATGGTAGAGAGTTGCTCGAAGCGGTCAACTTTGGATGATGGTAGTTACCGGCGGGATccgatggtggcggtggtggagccATCATTGAAGACGCTTCCTGGGGCGGATCCAGCACATCGTACCAACGTTCATCGTTCGACGAATGTCCACTTGAAGAAGAGGTTAACGTGCCCATCCCCATGTCCGTCGCGtaacgctgctgctgctgctgctgttcgacACCACCGCCGGAAGCGACGGGGGTAACAGGTTGGCCACTGCCAGCACCAGGGTTTACCACGGGCGCCGTAAAAGAACGACTGCTGCTACCAGTTCCGTATCCCGAGCTATTGCTCGATCGTGGTGGAGAAAAATTCCGCTCGTATCGACGTCGGTGGCTTGCCGATGATTGAAGCTGTCCCCCGGGTAGCACCTTCTTACTGCTACCACTTCCGCCGACACCACCGCTACCATTCTTTCCGCCACCACCTTCCACCAGCATGCTGTCATACTCGCTTTCGTAGTTCATCGAATTGAAGCGACAGTTTTGCAGTGTGCATCCACGCCGAGGCGTAAAGTCGGCAAACGACTCGATCACCGTTACCGTCACCTGCGCCGAGGTCTTCAGTAGATCCACCATCTGATCGTGCGACAGGGTCGCCACCGCCACCTTGCAAATCTCCACCAATCGGTAGCCTTGCCTCAGCCCGGCCGCCCACGCCTGGCCAGAGATTTCCACCTGCGTCACAACGCCGTCCGGTTGCACGTGGAACCCAAGCTGACCCATCGGATTCCGGCGTAGGCTCAGCTCGAGCGCACCGCATCCATTCGTCACCGCCCGTAGCCGCTCGATCACCTCCAGCTGCTCGTCTCGGTCGCCCGTATCGCGCATGTTTAACGTCACGCACTCGCCTTGATGGTAGTACACCCGCAATGAGTTCTGACTCGTCGACCAACCGAGGATTGCCTTGCACGGTGTCACGAAGATTATCTGTCGGGTACACTCTTCGATCAGTACGAACGTTTCCGCCGAGATGCCAAGGAAGCAGTCGACCTGTGTCGATTGGCCACTGTCGTGCAGGACCACTTGCCAACAGAACGCTCCCCGCTGGGACAGATCACCGGAGAAGCGCGGTTTACTCGTGCGCTCCCGTTTTTTGCTCGGGAAGATCGAGAATCGTTGTCCGGTGTCGACCACAGTCGCCGTGCTGTAGTTAGTGGCCAGGTCTTTAAGGTACTCCTGGCGCGTCCGAATAGCCATCATCGCAAACTTCACCGATCGATGGGCCGCATTTTCCGCGTTGATTACCTTCGACAGGAGAAACTCGGCAAACTGCTTGCCCCTTGGGTAGTGCGAACCGGCACGTACCGGCGGTCCAAACACCGGTACATCCTTCGAGCGAGACACGGCTACCCGGTACTGAGTGTGCTCGGAACAGGGGTTGACCGCGCGAACAATAATAAACACGTGCTGGAACTGGCTCCGGATGTTTTTCGGCGTGAAGGGGGCCGCACCGGGTTCCTGGAACACGATCGTCACGATGTCGTTGCCGATGTGACGCTTGCGCAGTAGCTGCTGCCGGTTGTTCGGCGTGAAGGGCAGCATCGTCGACACGTGGAACATGATCTCGCAGTCCTGGTGCGACGCGTACAGCGAGTGCGTCCCGGTCGAGTCGGTCTTGTTGTCCAGGCCCGCCTTGTAGTGCTCGAAGCCCTTCAGCCGGACGCGCTTGCCGATCGTGTCGAGAAACTCGTTGAACGCCGGCCCAGCCTCCTCGTTGTTGTACATATCCTCCTCGGACGCCTGCCCAGCCCGACAGTACAGAATGCCCACCTTGTACTTGTTCGTGAGGCCCTGCTCGTCGAGCTTGAGCAGCTGCTGCTCGCACTGGGGCGTACCGACCGCCAGCCGGAGGCAGTTGATTTGTACTTCTGGCGCCACGTACTCGAGAATTTCTTTGGTATTGACGTGCTTGCCGGTACCGCGCGCGTTCGGTATCGAGTCCTCGATGACCGAACCGCGCAGCGTCAGCAGCTCCGAGGTGCGCACGATCAGCCGGTACAGGTACTGCTCGTTCGAGTGCGTGGTCGTCGGGGCCACATCCGAGCCGTGCAGGGCGAGCGTTTGCGTTGGGTTTGGGTTGAGTTTTTCGCGCTTGATCGAGATCGCGACCGGGCCCAGATGCTCGTCCATACCGAACCAGTTCTGATGCTCCTGGCCGAAGAAGTACTGCCGGTAGTAGAGCGCCCCGTTGTCGATCTGTTCGATCGGTCGGGGTCCTTTCTGATACGGGCAAGTGTAGCCCTTCCACAGCGTATCGTTGGCGCCACACTCCAGCACGGATACACCGTACGCAAGTGCCGGACGATGGATCGCCCTTCGTTGACCGGGTGGTAACGCCGCCGACGATGCTGTTGTCGCTCCCGACCCTGCCATTCTCGTCAAGCTCACCTCACGCTCCTCCTCACCACCGATTTCGTTCCTGAAGAAAGGACAATTCTCCAACAGTTCGTTCTGCTGCCCGTCACCGTAATCCTCGTCCACGCTTTCCCCGTCCGGGGTGGACGAGCGCGTCCCATACGTGGCCGCCGCCGACGCACCGGTCGTCGTGTTGCGTCGCCGCTCGAGCAAGAAACCTCGCAGCTTCGCCGCATACCCCAGGTTCGCCGTCAACGAGCGGCAATCGAAGTGAGCAAAGGCACGCCTCCGTTGGCGCTCCTCAATGTCCGCCGATGAAACGGTGGTCGTTGTGGAGCTGGCGCTCACATTCAACGCCATACACAACTGACTATCATCCAACGAGGCCGCCGCAGGTGAAACGCCATTGGTAGCCGCCGCGGTTGCCGCCGAGGCCGATTGGCGGGACTGTTTGCTCGAACCGTTCGATGaaccgttgctgctgcttccacCGCCGGCATTAGCACTCGAGCCCCACAGACGGTGAAACTTATTGCGCAACTTTGGACTCGCATTTCCACCCCGATCGACGGCGTCCTCTGCTCCACTGGCGGTACCGGAAGTGACACCATTCCCGTTCACACCCACCGCTCCTCCTCCACCCGTGTGATGACTGTGGCCGTGGTGTTTGTTCAGCGAGTACAGCAGCGAGGAAGCATCCAACCCGAACGGTTGGTACTCCTGGAGCATGGTGAGGAAGTTCTCGCCGGTTGTTGCCGCCGAAACGGGACCCGCTCCACCCTGGCCTccatggtggtgatgatgatgcgcgTGACGATCGGACGATATCACATCGATCGAGCCGTGGCTGCCGTACTCTCGGCGGAGATTCGTCCCACCCGGATGCAGATGATCCTGCCCGGCGCTTCCATGATCGTGGATCAGCTCCAAGCTCGAATTGCTCCGGTACAGATGGTCGGTGTGGCTGTGTGGGGACAGTTTGGTCGGTACGATTCCACCGCCGCCATTTCCCATTGCGACCATCTGCCGCTGCACGTACGAGTAACGTTCGTGGAGCGAGTTTCGAGCGAGCCCGGCATCGACCCGCGCCCTGCGGACGTTGCTTTTGTAGTACTCAACGGCGTGCATCGCGCGTTCGCGAGCCGATGGACGTGCCTGGGGTGGCACACCcggtcctcctcctcctacgGCCGCCACTAATGGTGCTCCCGGAGGATGGGACACTATTGCACCGGGTGGATGAGGATGATGCATACCCGAGGGAGGCAGTTGATGtggcccaccaccaccaacatggCGTTGTTGTGGCGGTTGtccctgctgttgttgttgttgttgttgttgctgctgctgtgggtGTCCCATCATTGCAATGCCGGCACCGGCAATGATCGGCGTTGGCATCATCTGGGGAAGGACAGTAACAGGTCCGCCGTTCATGTGAGGTGGTGGTCCTCCAACCTCCGTCACGTTTATCATCCCATTGCTAGAGTCCTGCGGATGGAAGatcaaaaggaaacaaaacacgatTAGAATAGAGGAAAATCAGTCCGCCAAGGGTTGGCATCGCCGGCTTTAGATCCCATTACGGATCTACATTAAACTACAAATCAAAAGGAGCATCACCAAGCGACGAtcataaaatcaaaatgagaTCATGTTGGGCAGAATAGGGTACCCTCAAAAAATTCCTTTTCTCTTAAGTAAACGCCGCGATCTCCATGTGATGCCACGGTCAGTGTCAGCATCCCAAACTGTCCGGAAACAACCAAAAATGCCCGCACCGGGGTTGAAGTAAATGTTCCCTCCTCCGATGGATGCTTTCAAATTTAATCCAGCGGCCTAATTATTGGCAATTGTCTTTCCCATTGGCCCCGCGCGGCCTCAATTTGCTTCTACCACCTTCGTTGTTACACGaacacctttttttctcatctaCTTTCGTAAGCATCATCGATCGTATTGGTCGCTCTGGAACCATTCAGGTTCTTTATTAAAGTACTTCATTGAACGGATGCGGGAGTCCCTTCCACCGTTTTTCGGTTCATCCCGTCACCCAAAACGGGATCGCCGGTTCGTCGACTGCATCGCGAAGAGGGTAAAAGTATGACCCGGATTCCGGGTTGCTGGAGCATCTCTCAACCAGTGCCCTCAAAACACGGAACGGGTTTTGGTGGAAGACCTTAGCGGATGTTATTCTTTATACCAAAATATGAGgcaagcgaacaaaaaatcctgTAGCCCGGCACTCTGCCGGCAAATGAACTGAATCAGTTTTTGAAGGTAAGTTCGGTTAATTTCCGGAACTGCCCACCGGATGGATGCGTCATTCAGGGCACTACTCAGCGCCAAGTTAAAGGTGAAACTAATCGAAGTTAAAGTATTTCCATCGTTCATCACTGACTGTCCTGCCAGAGTCTCTGCTCTCCAAAAGGCATCCACTGTAAATCACACGTCACAAATCGCGACAAGCAAGTTTCAAGAGAAAGTGTGTGCCCCTCGTGAAGATGAACTCTGGCCTCATCGAGCCCACATACAGACATACAGGTTCATTATGTTCGTCATGATTATATCATTATGGGTAGCTAAAAGCGTATTTAAAAatccgttttctttttaatacgATACCACCTACAAATGAGGGTCTTCTCGGAGTGCACTTGTACGCAGCACCCGGAAGTATCCTCCATAGCATAATAACCTTTTCGTGACATGGAACTGGGCCGCGATAGCAGCCGGATATGATGGTACAATTTACACGTTCGATGGAGAAACCTACCAACTTCAAGAAACACCCATTCATTCTCCCGGTTCAACCCGGCGTTCCGAACGGTGACGAACGTCAAACACGGGACGACCGACCATGGTGTGTATGTATCTGTAGACGATACCCCAAAAACCCGTGGCCCGTGGACAGACCCCGTCACTCGATGGTTGCATTCAATCTAATCTAATTTTATAGCGCATTAACACTTCATTTCAGACGTCCCATTCAGCCCTAATGAAGCGTTGAGCTTCGAAGgaccagcaccagcaggacCGGCTGCGGCGTGCTCTTCCTGTCCGAAATCAGAATGAGCATCAATCATGAGGATTTTGTAGGAGGTGATTATAAAACCTATACCTTTTCGCTTCGGCACAACAGACTTGCACAAGctaagggaaagaaaacacgacGGAGTTTAGAGTTTGGTAGCCTAAAAATTGAACGTCGTAAAAGaatatagaaacaaaaaagaaacaagctGCAATTGGACGCCATGATGGGGCCACGCTAAGATGAATTTTCTATTTCTCTTTATTTCATCCCCCATCAGAACGATTCTTGTGCATTCAGACATAATGCCAGACCTATCGATGATGATCGTCGTTCGTCTTCTGCGACGAGAATAGTACTCCGTGGCGGAAGGCATAGAGAACGAGTTGTCGGAAGATTTGTGTGATCCTCCGATTCGTCAATGCAGCACAGCTGCATCAACCCACCGCCTGATCGTGCCCGAAGGAAGCCAATCCCTCCGCTTCATCCCCGAAGGAAAAGGTAGGCAATAACCAAACCTCCACCGCAGAGCGACTCGAGCCAGAGATCGATTTGATGCGCTGTCTGGGATATTTACGATGCTTTCCCCTTTGCCGACCGATCAACCTTAGTGGAACGACCTGGATCGAGGAACCTTCTACAAGGAGTATAATTGTGCACCGCcttttaaaaagaaactttGCGTTCGGAAGGATTGTGTTTCCTGCACTGAATTAGTCGTCCAATGTTTTCGGTGTCTTCTGTGGACGTCTTCGCGCCAATTAAACTGTCGATCGTAGCGCGGTTTCATTGGTTTGGATAgtccgttttgttttcaaggCTTCGCGCCAAAGCCAACGATGCGCAAGTAAAACTGTCGGACTGGATGGATTGATGTAACTGGACCATTAAAAACCCAGCATACACCTTCGGCGTGTCCAGTggtattgtgtttttttttatttaaagtgaGAAATCAATACACTCTATTTGTGTCAATCAATGTTCGAATAGATGTTCGATCGGTTGGCAATATTGACCTCACCCTCTTGAGGTCTTGCGATTTAAACGCAACTAATGAGAAGAGGGACCTCTTGATCGAAGGTGTCTGCGCTGTCTGCGATGTTGCAAACGGGTAACgggggttttgtgttttttactccCTGTCCAACCAAGACTTGCAGCAACGCCGTCGGTCGATCGTGATCCCGTTGGCTTCGCTGACTTCCTAGACTTGCATTGCTCCTTGCGTCACCACCTCTAActcttctccctctctctctcttcagtTTTCTATTTGACGCTGCAAACGGGTCTATGGACAAGCAAACAAAGACCTTAAACTTTGTGccaacaaacaaccaaaccgAAGCGATCACCACTCCCCGTCCCTAGAAGACCAAGGTGGGGTTGAGACGACAGAGCACACGTTTCCCCGCGGTTCATGTTCTGCAGTGCAGTCGGTGGGTATTTCTTGtaccagaaaaaaaacgtagaaccCCACGAggaggtggtgctggtggtggagcGCGAACGCAAAAGTCAACGAAAGTAGGAAAACGTGTTTACGTCGCGCGCGTAAACAACGACGAAAACCTCCGCGCCAAAACACGTTAGCTGGGCATAtctatttgtgtgtgtgtttgggtgaaGAAAGCCTCCCTTTACTGCAACCCGTCCGTACCGAGAGAAAAGTCTACAAAAAGGAAGGTGTGTAAGGAGCCCGGTACTTTCTTCTTAATAAGAGTATTTTGTTGCGATGATGCGGCGCGGAGGCGTTCGGGAAGGAAATTTACTGCCGCGACCCAGACTAGTGCCCGTTTCATCAACCGGTCTCGGGATCCAAACCGGTCTTCCTTTACCGGGAGAGCTTGCGGCCGGGTTTCGATGCATCTGCACGATGCACAATTGCATGCTGTAGTACCATCTTTGCTACCATCAACTCCGATCGTGAAGCCACGCGAGAAGCACCAGGaagaagagaacaaaaaaacgtaaacaaaccatcaTAAACCCGGTCCCGCCGTCCGCTTCCTCGAAGAACGGGGTGAAGATAGGTTGATGCCGCAGGTTGTGCCAGCAGCGGTTTTGAGGAGGGGAGATACTAGGCACTAATGTGCGATGAGGTGATGACAAAGCGGCTTGACGAACCGGTCTCGCAGCAGCATACGTCTGTTTATTCTCGCGGGAACTGTATCAAGAAACGATGCTCGTCTATATTTTCTTTGACGGAAAATTCCCCTCATTCGATAACGAAAAGCCTCAAACGTGTGGAAGTTCCATTTCGTACTTAGACAGCACAACCGGTGCGGTACTTAGGGCCAACAGCAGGCTTTTCTTACAGCCAAAGGTGGCAACTCTTACAACATTACCCTTTTCGTGCACCGGTGCGTATGCAACATCCCGTTCGACAATAACCTGCTTGTGCATCGCCTAAGGCCAATGTGCGTATATAAGGTAGCAACAATATCGGAAAACAATTACGAGCCGCTTATGGTAGC encodes:
- the LOC131281516 gene encoding signal-induced proliferation-associated 1-like protein 1 codes for the protein MYHRTRASSVHYPIAKKTKDSSNGMINVTEVGGPPPHMNGGPVTVLPQMMPTPIIAGAGIAMMGHPQQQQQQQQQQQQGQPPQQRHVGGGGPHQLPPSGMHHPHPPGAIVSHPPGAPLVAAVGGGGPGVPPQARPSARERAMHAVEYYKSNVRRARVDAGLARNSLHERYSYVQRQMVAMGNGGGGIVPTKLSPHSHTDHLYRSNSSLELIHDHGSAGQDHLHPGGTNLRREYGSHGSIDVISSDRHAHHHHHHGGQGGAGPVSAATTGENFLTMLQEYQPFGLDASSLLYSLNKHHGHSHHTGGGGAVGVNGNGVTSGTASGAEDAVDRGGNASPKLRNKFHRLWGSSANAGGGSSSNGSSNGSSKQSRQSASAATAAATNGVSPAAASLDDSQLCMALNVSASSTTTTVSSADIEERQRRRAFAHFDCRSLTANLGYAAKLRGFLLERRRNTTTGASAAATYGTRSSTPDGESVDEDYGDGQQNELLENCPFFRNEIGGEEEREVSLTRMAGSGATTASSAALPPGQRRAIHRPALAYGVSVLECGANDTLWKGYTCPYQKGPRPIEQIDNGALYYRQYFFGQEHQNWFGMDEHLGPVAISIKREKLNPNPTQTLALHGSDVAPTTTHSNEQYLYRLIVRTSELLTLRGSVIEDSIPNARGTGKHVNTKEILEYVAPEVQINCLRLAVGTPQCEQQLLKLDEQGLTNKYKVGILYCRAGQASEEDMYNNEEAGPAFNEFLDTIGKRVRLKGFEHYKAGLDNKTDSTGTHSLYASHQDCEIMFHVSTMLPFTPNNRQQLLRKRHIGNDIVTIVFQEPGAAPFTPKNIRSQFQHVFIIVRAVNPCSEHTQYRVAVSRSKDVPVFGPPVRAGSHYPRGKQFAEFLLSKVINAENAAHRSVKFAMMAIRTRQEYLKDLATNYSTATVVDTGQRFSIFPSKKRERTSKPRFSGDLSQRGAFCWQVVLHDSGQSTQVDCFLGISAETFVLIEECTRQIIFVTPCKAILGWSTSQNSLRVYYHQGECVTLNMRDTGDRDEQLEVIERLRAVTNGCGALELSLRRNPMGQLGFHVQPDGVVTQVEISGQAWAAGLRQGYRLVEICKVAVATLSHDQMVDLLKTSAQVTVTVIESFADFTPRRGCTLQNCRFNSMNYESEYDSMLVEGGGGKNGSGGVGGSGSSKKVLPGGQLQSSASHRRRYERNFSPPRSSNSSGYGTGSSSRSFTAPVVNPGAGSGQPVTPVASGGGVEQQQQQQRYATDMGMGTLTSSSSGHSSNDERWYDVLDPPQEASSMMAPPPPPSDPAGNYHHPKLTASSNSLPLAGSTPRPLSLHNEVRNTSHQANGSAAGRSDTSANIALLKRLIIADAMGNGTDGGSMAHQQQHQQQQQHQSMGPPGNGHPEPLYSSSLKNLSNHHLSATEEEDLSRHNSPQLRRSATTTNIYGINGKKAPTSGSSASSSRNNSPRPNANGETKLRSGALKGGQHHPQRNSVNYTGSTLQEDLMKLINPDYIANDDNFNAGGMERMQKGHHNSHSLGNIAASLGGGLKPIPQKSRSREAMNHLGSNQQLSGAGGGGGAGLKLANGGINGGGSSSPASNGSNSNGGGGMASGEEDVIFTTARPATVISSTTSNSSSPASELLMGKHHLNEDHLKMSPSRKQQSPYTNGGGILKNGVPSPAQNGTATNGGGSGGGKIPLPDMKEMDWSSLVDTATKAMTQFSETVAKSQHPGSNVYYDDISQVLNGVHHHQQQQQQQQQQQQAQQMQQHQTQQLQQMAPGATNGGGIPNGVASGSSISGTGSSIGSGADLSSTPSSASPVSTGSSSAQHQVLMALQNSSSLPELQSQVSQLSDRVLREQRRRRSLEHAVRRLTEENRRLQDESQAAVQQLRRFTEWFFQTIDRQS